The genomic stretch ACTTTTTCTTTCACCCACTCGTCGACTGTGCTCGTTCCACATCTCCAAAGCCAGCTCTCGACAGCGATGTGAATGATCCAGCAACCAAGCTTGAAAGAATTCACACTTCTTGGaggcctgaaagtatttttgCCTCTTTGCGCCTTCTTCACCCTCCTTCGAGAGTGCAGTTCTAGCTCGGGAGAACACCGAACGAGTCTGACTCAAGGCAGACATCATATACCCTGTGGCATCTTCTTTGTCTCTACCCGTCAGGACGTGAGCAGCAGCTTCAACGGCCAAGTCTGTGCCACGGGATTCTTGTAATTTAAGATAACCTCCTTCTAAGATGAGAGTCTCTCCACTGCGTATGGCCTCTTGAACAGAATTAAAAACCTTGCTAGCACTCAGGGCCTCAGACAATGTTAGCATCATGTCACAGAACTCGAACAGGAGTGAATCAGGATCACCATTGAAGAGCTGCAACGTGAAAGTATAGCAATAAAGAGTGTTAATGATGCCGTAGCAGACCAAAGGAGATGGGTTTCTACATAAAGAGCTCAGTTTTGGGATTTTAGCAGAAATCACAGGCACACCGGAGACAGCGTTGCTACGTATTTTATTCTTGCTTTGAggattttggactttttggtctGGATTCTGAACCTCCTCCTCCAGCACCTCCACAAGCGCTCTCCCTGTTTTGTCATGTTCCTCCCACCACGGCTTCCACACAGGGATCAACACGCCAAGCGCATCACCCTTTAACAGACCGGTAAACTTCTCCTTCTCCCGGCTGTCAAGGAGCGCCCACAGCTCCTCTTCGGATAACTTGTCAAGATCAAGCTCGGACAGATTCTGAGCCACGCTTTCCGAAGACTCATCATCTGCTTCCTGGCCTCCGAGCTCTTCCAGTGTTCTCAATATGTCCTCGATCTCTTCCCCATGATCTGCTTCCGACTCCTGAAGTTCAGCCAATCTGGACAGGAGATCCATTGCCTCCACTGAGTTTTGTTGCTCTATCCCAATTTCTGTTAATACGCTTTTCATTCCTCCGTTTGTCAATTGCGCCTTTTGTCTCAGTCCGAGTAAAATGTCCTGCATTTTTTTCCTGCCCTCTAGGTCTGTTTCCCCCATGTTCTTCAACTCCTCAAGGACGGACTCTTTGTAGAACTCCTCTGAGCAGAAAGTGTGATCCGGGCTGCGGTAGCAAGCCACGCCGCAGTAATGCAAGTTGCACCGAGGGCAAGTGT from Corythoichthys intestinalis isolate RoL2023-P3 chromosome 10, ASM3026506v1, whole genome shotgun sequence encodes the following:
- the znhit2 gene encoding zinc finger HIT domain-containing protein 2; this translates as MNPNIRRTLPPSVRSLLTDIGPKDECLNEEDEASAAVCRDGILLPGRRHEEFITQADGKNSKVCMLCNCQPACYTCPRCNLHYCGVACYRSPDHTFCSEEFYKESVLEELKNMGETDLEGRKKMQDILLGLRQKAQLTNGGMKSVLTEIGIEQQNSVEAMDLLSRLAELQESEADHGEEIEDILRTLEELGGQEADDESSESVAQNLSELDLDKLSEEELWALLDSREKEKFTGLLKGDALGVLIPVWKPWWEEHDKTGRALVEVLEEEVQNPDQKVQNPQSKNKIRSNAVSGVPVISAKIPKLSSLCRNPSPLVCYGIINTLYCYTFTLQLFNGDPDSLLFEFCDMMLTLSEALSASKVFNSVQEAIRSGETLILEGGYLKLQESRGTDLAVEAAAHVLTGRDKEDATGYMMSALSQTRSVFSRARTALSKEGEEGAKRQKYFQASKKCEFFQAWLLDHSHRCRELALEMWNEHSRRVGERKSMEKSKKLVEERLKKGKKINSTLIQEIN